The stretch of DNA TCGCCAAAGATTGGTTTAACAATTTATCTTCAGAAGGAAGAATAGCAGTAGGTGTAGTAGGGGTTTTAGTCAGTTTTTCTATACTCAGTAGTTTTCTTCGCCTGATTAGTTCTTTGGTAAGTATTGCTATTCTGGCAGGCTTATTATATTTCGGTTATAAGTTTTTCCTCAATTATTCCCGAAAGGAATAAAAACATTGTTTCATTAATGTAAAAAATACTAGATATTTTTTGCCAATTTTGAGGTTGGTATTGTGGTGCTTGTTTAATTAGTTTTGATTGATAAAATATTTTGATTAATTTGCTCATTTAGCAAGGTTTTTGAACTCGATTGTAAAAATTGTTTTTAATTCGATTTCAAACAAACAAGGCTAATTGGTCAAGCCCTTGTGATAGATGTAATATTTTTTGAGCAGTTTAATAAAGCCAAAAATTTTAGTTGAATTGGTAATCAAGCGTTAAATAATTAAGAATAAGGTACAGTCTTTTTTACACAAACAATTACAAGAATTTTGCTATGCGTATTGCTAACAATATTACTGAACTGGTCGGTCGTACTCCTCTAGTACGCTTAAATAGAATTCCTTTTAGTGAAGGCTGTTTAGCACAAATCGTCGTTAAATTAGAAAGCATGAATCCCGCAGCTTCGGTAAAAGACCGTATCGGAGTTAACATGATTAATGCTGCCGAAAAAGCAGGATTAATTTTTCCTGGTCGTACAATTTTAGTTGAACCAACTTCAGGCAACACTGGGATTGCTTTGGCAATGGCAGCAGCAGCTAAAGGGTATCAATTAATTTTAACTATGCCCGAAAGTATGAGCTTAGAAAGAAGACTAATGCTCAAAGGATACGGGGCAAAATTAGAATTAACCCCTGCTAAAGAAGGTATGAAAGGGGCAATTAGCAAAGCAGCAGAATTAGTAGATAGTATCCCCAATGCTTATATGCTGCAACAATTTAATAATCCAGCCAATCCAGAAATTCACCGTTTAACTACCGCAGAAGAAATTTGGACAGATACCGATGGAGAAGTTGATATTCTCATTGCTGGAGTAGGTACAGGCGGAACAATTACAGGGGTAGCAGAAGTAATTAAACCCAGAAAACCAGAATTTAAAGCGATCGCAGTTGAACCAACTGGCAGCCCCGTGCTTTCTGGTGGTAATGCTGGTTCTCATAAAATTCAGGGAATTGGGGCGGGTTTCGTGCCTGAAGTTCTCAATTTAGATTTAATCGATGAAGTGATTACCGTTACTAATGAAGAAGCTATTAATTACAGTCGTCGTTTAGCTAGAGAAGAAGGCATTTTATCAGGTATTTCCTCTGGGGCTGCTCTTTACGCAGCAATTAAAGTAGGTAAACGTCCTGAAAATGCTGGCAAGCTGATTGTGATGATTCAACCAAGCTTTGGCGAACGTTATCTCAGTACACCTTTATTTCAAGATTTAGAGGAAGAAAAATCAGCACTACAAGTTTAAAGCTAGTAGAGACGCGATCTATCGCGTCTTTACAATTACCAACTTATCCGCCGATCAACAATCAACTATTAACAATGATTAAAATAAATGCGGTATAAAGATTAAAGTAACATTACTTAACACTCAAACTCACTATGACAGCAACAGTAGAAATTTACACTTGGAGTCGATGTCCTTTCTGTATCCGTGCTAAAGCCTTATTGGATCGTAAAGGAGTTGAGTATACCGAATATTGTATTGATGGTGACGAAGATGCCAGAGCTAAGATGGCACAACGAGCTAACGGTAGAACAAGTTTACCCCAGATTTTTATAGACGATCGCCATGTTGGTGGTTGTGACGATCTTTATGACTTAGAAAGTCAAGATCAATTAGACCCTCTGCTTGAAGGCAGTGCAGCATAAAAAAGGAAATAGGGCGTGAAATTAGCATTTATTATTGACCCCATCTCGAAACTCGATCCTGGACACGATACCAGCGTCGCTATTATGGAGGCAGCCCAAATTTTAGGACATCAGGTTTGGATTACTCAAGCGGATAGCTTATCAATTATTGAGGGGAAAGCTTGGGCAAGACTTTCTTCCTTAGAATTAAAACCAGTTCAATTAGTTGATGGATTGTGGCAAGCAGATCGGGATTGGTATCAAATAGGCAATAGCTTCCTGACTGGTTTAGAAGAGATGGATGCAGTGTTTATGCGTACCGATCCGCCCGTAACTATTCCTTATTTATATGCTACTTATATCTTGGACTTAATCGATCCGAATAAAACTTTGGTGATTAATTCTCACCATGGTTTAAGAACGGCTAATGAAAAGATGTATGCTCTTCAGTTTCCTACAGTAATTCCTGAAACCATTGTCAGTCAGGATAAATCTGTGATTACCAAATTTTTGGAAACCAAACAAAGAGCAGTTTTAAAACCGTTGGGAGGCAAAGCAGGAGAAGGAATTTTATTCTTAGCAGCAGGCGATCGCAATTTTAACTCTTTGGTTGAAATTAGTACCAAACAAGGAAAAGAACCGGTGATGGTACAGGAATACTTGCCAGCAGCTAAAGAAGGAGATAAAAGAATTATCTTACTTAATGGTGAACCAATTGGGGCAGTCAATCGTATCCCTACTGGTAATGAATTTCGAGGCAATATGGCAGTAGGTGGTAGAGTTGCTCAAACAGACATTACAGAAAGAGAAAAAGAAATTTGTAGAGTTATTGCTCCCAAACTACTAGCAGATGGTTTGTATTTTGTCGGTATTGATGTGATTGGTGGTTATCTGACTGAAGTAAATGTTACCAGTCCCACAGGAATTAGAGAAGTAGACCGCCTCAACAATGTAAACTTGGGAAAACAAGTAATTCAATGGTTAGAAGAGTATTCCCAGCGCAGTGGCAAATAATAGAGTAAAGGATGAGAGAGGGGGAGAGACGGACAAACGGAGCAAACTAGTATGATTAAATATCGAAGCTACCCTACACTCGAAGTTCCCCTGCCCTTCAAAGTGATAACTGGTGTAC from Stanieria cyanosphaera PCC 7437 encodes:
- the grxC gene encoding glutaredoxin 3 gives rise to the protein MTATVEIYTWSRCPFCIRAKALLDRKGVEYTEYCIDGDEDARAKMAQRANGRTSLPQIFIDDRHVGGCDDLYDLESQDQLDPLLEGSAA
- the cysK gene encoding cysteine synthase A; translated protein: MRIANNITELVGRTPLVRLNRIPFSEGCLAQIVVKLESMNPAASVKDRIGVNMINAAEKAGLIFPGRTILVEPTSGNTGIALAMAAAAKGYQLILTMPESMSLERRLMLKGYGAKLELTPAKEGMKGAISKAAELVDSIPNAYMLQQFNNPANPEIHRLTTAEEIWTDTDGEVDILIAGVGTGGTITGVAEVIKPRKPEFKAIAVEPTGSPVLSGGNAGSHKIQGIGAGFVPEVLNLDLIDEVITVTNEEAINYSRRLAREEGILSGISSGAALYAAIKVGKRPENAGKLIVMIQPSFGERYLSTPLFQDLEEEKSALQV
- the gshB gene encoding glutathione synthase, which gives rise to MKLAFIIDPISKLDPGHDTSVAIMEAAQILGHQVWITQADSLSIIEGKAWARLSSLELKPVQLVDGLWQADRDWYQIGNSFLTGLEEMDAVFMRTDPPVTIPYLYATYILDLIDPNKTLVINSHHGLRTANEKMYALQFPTVIPETIVSQDKSVITKFLETKQRAVLKPLGGKAGEGILFLAAGDRNFNSLVEISTKQGKEPVMVQEYLPAAKEGDKRIILLNGEPIGAVNRIPTGNEFRGNMAVGGRVAQTDITEREKEICRVIAPKLLADGLYFVGIDVIGGYLTEVNVTSPTGIREVDRLNNVNLGKQVIQWLEEYSQRSGK